GCACCATACCAACCTCCCTCATATCATAGTAAACACCTAAAGCTTCCTCTCCCAAGCCATGTTGCGCATAACCAGTTATCATTGAGTTCCACATTGCAACATCCTTTGAATCAAACATATCGAAAACTCTCTTAGCCTTTGCAAGATTCCCGCATTTCACATACATTGTTATCAAAGCTGAAACAGCAAACACATCAGCATCATAATGATACCTCACCATCACCTCATGAACTTGCCTACCATGATCAAGAATCGCCATGCTAGCACAAACAGCAAGGATGCTAATTATTGAAGGATAATTTGGAAAAACACCAGCTTTCTGCATTAATCTAAAAGTATCAAGagcttccaaatcaaatccactCCTCTCATATACTTTTATCATCGCACTCCATGTGCCATCATCTCTTTCCATCATCTGATCAAACACCTTCCTCGCTTCAACCACCATTCCATTCTGCCCCAACCCAAGGATCATCGCATTGCATGCGATAACTGACTTCTCCGGCATTCTCTTGAAAAACTCAAAAGCCTCATCGATCTTCCCGACATGCGTGTACCCAGTTAACATCACTGTCCAAGACACCTCATTTCTCTCCGGCATCACCTCAAAGAGCTTCCTTGCAACATCCACCTGTGAATTACGCACATAACCTGAGATCATATTAGTCCAAGTTATCACATTTCGTTTTGGCATTCGATCAAATATCTCGCGTGCTTCTTTCATTCGACCAGCCTGACAATATCCACCAATCATACTCGTTCTAGCAACAATATCTTTCTCGGGCATCTCATCAAACAACTTCCTAGCATCATCAATCCGACCATCTTGAATCAACCCACCCAACATCACAGTCCAAGACACAACATTCTTCTCTGGCACTTGATAAAACAGTTTCTCAGCCTCAGAGACCAATCCATCTTGAATGTAACCATGGATCATGGAGGTCCAAGACACCACATTGCGCTCAGGCATCGAGTCAAAGACCTTGCGTGCAGTGTCAAGGCGTCGGACTTTGACATAACCGGAGATCATAGCATTCCAAGAGGCAGCATTTCGCTGAGGCATTCGATCGAACAGGTGTTGAGCATGGTGAGGCTGGTGGTTGAGGAAGTGGGCGGCAATAATCGAGTTCCAAGAGACTATGCTGCGCTCTGGCATTTCGTCGAACACCCGGCGTGCGACCTCTATCTGACCGAGGCGCGCGTGGTGGTTGATGCGGCGGTTGGCGGCGACGATCTCCGCCGTGCATGACGGCCGGAATCGGATCGCCGGAAAccgcatgatttttttttccttttttttttttctatctgaAATTGGCGGGAACGAACTGGTTCACTACTTCAGTGACTTTTTCGTATAAACccttgtatatttatatatatttctttcggtggtaaattttcaaaaaaacccctgatattattttattattataaactcccttttttttaagttgcttaattaatatgaaatccaatatatatatatatatatatatatattataaattaaatactgTTATTGGATGTTGTATCACATTCCACTGAATTGATTAAATGCGTATGGACCATGGTTGTGCTGAAAGGACCCACCCTTGGGCTTTGTGGATGAATTCCCCATATTCCACTTCATTGTTCTCATGAATTAGTTATCAACTTGATCCTCTTGCATCACCCTATTATtctatcctatatatatatatatatatatatatatatatatatatatataatattatattgatgatttttgttttttttaattttttaataaaaattaataaaactacT
The DNA window shown above is from Dioscorea cayenensis subsp. rotundata cultivar TDr96_F1 chromosome 12, TDr96_F1_v2_PseudoChromosome.rev07_lg8_w22 25.fasta, whole genome shotgun sequence and carries:
- the LOC120273340 gene encoding pentatricopeptide repeat-containing protein At1g56690, mitochondrial-like, with translation MRFPAIRFRPSCTAEIVAANRRINHHARLGQIEVARRVFDEMPERSIVSWNSIIAAHFLNHQPHHAQHLFDRMPQRNAASWNAMISGYVKVRRLDTARKVFDSMPERNVVSWTSMIHGYIQDGLVSEAEKLFYQVPEKNVVSWTVMLGGLIQDGRIDDARKLFDEMPEKDIVARTSMIGGYCQAGRMKEAREIFDRMPKRNVITWTNMISGYVRNSQVDVARKLFEVMPERNEVSWTVMLTGYTHVGKIDEAFEFFKRMPEKSVIACNAMILGLGQNGMVVEARKVFDQMMERDDGTWSAMIKVYERSGFDLEALDTFRLMQKAGVFPNYPSIISILAVCASMAILDHGRQVHEVMVRYHYDADVFAVSALITMYVKCGNLAKAKRVFDMFDSKDVAMWNSMITGYAQHGLGEEALGVYYDMREVGMVPDDITFIGVLSACGYTGMVNEGREIFDSMRSVSLVEPKAEHYACMVDLLGRAGHVDEAFDMVKNMPVEADAVVWGALMGACRMHMHLGIAEIAAKKLLCLEPRNAGPYILLSNIYASKGRWQDVAELRKVMSVRNVSKSPGCSWVEVDKKVHMFTLGDLLEHPEHVIILGMLEKLDGLLKEAGYCPDGSFVLHDVDEEQKMHNLRYHSERQAVAFGLLKIPEGVPIRIMKNLRVCGDCHVAIKLIAKITGREIILRDANRFHHFRDGSCSCKDYW